Sequence from the Mauremys mutica isolate MM-2020 ecotype Southern chromosome 2, ASM2049712v1, whole genome shotgun sequence genome:
caagcccaaatgtctacacagcagttttatAGTCCCACAGCTCAAGCCTcacaagcctgagtcaactgacccaggccagctgcgggtATTTAAATGCTAtctagacataccctcagactccTCATTCATTGTCACCCATGGTGGGTCCATATCCTTCCCCTCTCGTGTTCTGCCAGTGACCCACAGCACTGTGATCTCCTTCCTCTTCCCTGTCTACAGCATATCCATGAATTACCTCGTCTGTTTTTGGGCCttcaggctcagatcctcaaaggaattCAGGATCaatatcaatgggagttaggtatctAAATAGCTTTGATTATCTGGGCCTCAGCTACCATCTCTACCactctccttcctctcctcagAGCTTTCATCCTCTGTTCACTCTCATCTGCCACTGTCTTTCAGACATTTCTTCCTGAATGTCATCAGCATGAAGTCAGTATCTCAAAAACATAACTTCTCCTTTCTCCCACTTCTCATTTCTACTCCTGCCCTTCTCCTCTGCATCACACCTCAAACTTTAAGACCTGATATATACCACATCTAAACTCACAAATACGTGGCACACCAGCGTTGCCTCCACTGTCCCTTCGCTAGGTCCCTCTTACATTTTCCCCCGCTCCAAGGCCCTTTCCTCAAGGTCTCGCTTAATCCCCTcatttccctgggccaccagGTCACTGATCCAGCCAGTGTAAATTAGAACAGTCCTGAGTCTACTCTAATTACGTTCAGCCCTATGACCAGAAGAGCACTTACCTCTGCTGAGAATCCAGCCCAATATATCCAACCCCCCAAAAGCAATCGACAATTAACCAATAAGACAAGACAAATGTGTGTTTCATTGTGAGATTTTATGCCCTTTGGGGCGAAGTGAGGAAGCAGATCCATTCCTGCTGCAGAATCTTTACTCCCTTTTGTTTTTGCAGCTGTGTTTCATTagtgctcaggcaggctgcttttCCCTATTGCATTTGAAAAGTTCCTTATGTGATGATGATTGTCTTCACATGGAAATGCTGGGATAAATGTGAAGGGGTAGTAATGGGGGTTTCTGAAGACACTGTTCTGCCCTAGTTAGCCCAAATTCAGGGCATATTAAAAACAAGATATTATTCCCTGTGCATTACACACCACATGCTTAGGGGCTAATCCAAAGCGCACTGAAACTATtgtaaagactcccattgacttcactggactttggatcaggccattttaaagcagttgggtttttttccccttcagacaGAGCGCTCCACTAAATCGGATAAAATGGTTGATCATCTCCTGGGAACCTGGAAATCAACTTCATGTGAAAACTTTGATGAATACATGAAAGAATTAGGTGAGAAATATTACAGGGTTTTTATGCTTTCTCTTTTAATTTTAAGTGTTCTTTCTCTCTTTAATATACACTGTTTTTAAGTAGAAATAATCCAGGGATCTATTGCTTTCTTGTCACTTTCAAGCACAAAGGGGTGACCACTATGAGACAGTAGAAGAGGCTATGGGAAGTGGTGGCACTCCTTTTTGCTTAAGACTTTCACCGCTATAGTGGTCTTGAAATGACACTGCAGGTACTGATCCTCCTTTGCCTGGGAATTGCCCAGATAATCTGCTACACCTGAAAAAAGCCTATGATATGTATAAAGTAACTTAATTAGTAATTCATTTGTAAATATTCTAGCCAGAGGTGGTTGTGTTAAAGATGATGCCCACTCCCTGATACCGTTCTTGAGATAACATAAAAAGATGTGGGGTTTTGCATTGATTTTGTTTCAATGACTaaatttttgcttttctcctggaAAATTGAGTTCAGAATACTGAGCAATGGAACCAAATGCTATACTTGGACATGATAGTACCATCAAAACCCCAAATCCTGTTAAAATACCAAGACCTCCTTCAACTAAGCCAAGAGTTGGAAGAAGCCACCAAAAATAAGAGGCAAAGTGATCGTACATGTTGTTCAGTTGCCAAATAGAGCCAATCAATTAAAATTAGCATCATTTTTGCAATAACCTAATCTTGGGTTCTCCTTAATAGTACTACCAAACACTTCTCATACCTCCAATATGACAGTATCATGACAGTGACATCACTGATTCTCTAGTACCAATTGACAATTGCTGGCTTGTTTCTACAGTCTGCCTCCAAGGCTGCTGACACCATTCTGAGACATGGCTGTTTGCTCTACATAAAACTTTATTAAAGGACTTGCAATTATAAGCCAAGCCCTCCCCCAAAATGTGGTGATTTAGGCACAATGTAACCCAGATTTGAACAAACCTATACACTCCACCCCTGATTATCCTTTATGTTTTTTCTAGGGATGTCTCAAAAGCTCACCAGATCTCTAATAAATTGTTTCAGATTGTTTTGGTGCTGCAGTCTTTCTCAAATACAGGCTCTTTGAGGCTTAAACTCTGAAGGGATCGGTTTGTCTCTGTTCTTTGTGGGAACAAAGGGCTTAACTAATAATGATTCCCCCAAAACACAAAGCCTCATTTGTGTTCGGTTTTCCATTAATTGATCAGTCACTGGCAGAGCTTTATCCAACATAGGTAAGACTGCAAGCAATGAATAAATGAGCTCTTACTATGATCAGGTCACACAAAGAAGACTGTCTAAGCCATACTTTTAATCTTGCCTCATAAAGTGCATTCTGAAGTGCAAGGTACCCATGTATATTTAAAACTTTTTCTGGGCACCTTGTAGTAAACTTTATGAGGCaggtattaaaagtagtttgtggGGAATGAGGAAGATGTCTGTATTATTTCATATGAATATATGTGCCTGCATTTACCAGCTGGGTATTATTCTGGCTGACTACACAGAGTTAAATCACAgattcatagaaccatagattctaaggccagaaggaaccattgtgatcatcttgtctgagctcctatataacacaggccatagaatgtccTGAAAATAATTCCTTAGGCAaatcttttagaagaacatccaatctggattttaaaattgtcagcaatggagaatccaccttggTAAATTtctctaatggttaattactttcactgttaaaaatttacaccttatttccagtctgaatttgtttgctTCAATTTGCAGCCATTGGACTAGGCTATACTTTGCTCTGCTAAATCAAAtagtccattatcaaatatttattccccatgtggGTACTGGTAGActctaatcaagtcacctcttaaccttctgtttgttaagctaaatagtttgagctccttgagtctatcactagaaggcaggctttctaatcctttaatccaggggtggggaacctatgGCACCCGGGCTGGAGCCATCTCATTGCTTCCTTTAATCTGGCCTATGGCAAGTTTCTGCATCGCCAGCCGCAGGCCCCGAGtcttggctccccctccccattgGGCTGGAGCCGCGAGCGCTGGCTCGCCCCGCTGTGGGGGGACGTTAGGGTCGGCTCCAGCTCTTGGAAATgactggcatgtccctgtggcccctaggagCAGGGGTGATCAGCGAAGTTCTGTGTGCTTCCCCcagcgccagctctgcagctcccattggcgaggaactgcggccaatggaagctgctggcgCAGGCAGTGCACACCGCACAGAGACCCCTGGCCCTTCCACCTAGGAGACGGACATGGcgactgcttccaggagcagcgcggagccagggcaagcagcgagcctgccttagccccgctgcactgccgaccgggagctgcctgagataAGCACAGCCCAGCCGGATCCCACACCCCTCATAGCCCCAtgccccaggtcggaaccccctCTTGTACCcaacacctctgccccagccttgagcccgctcctgctctccaaaccccttggcccctgcctggagccccctcctgcaccccaaatccctgatttctggccccaccccagaacctagGAGAAGCCCCGAGCCTCccgccccacacctccccccacgGGGCTGTGTGTGGGTCAGTGGCCACAATggaaaaaaggttccccacccctcctttaatcattctcatggctcttctctgaacccactccaattgatcaacatccttcttgaactgtggacaccagaactagaaaCAGTATCCTAGCAACAGTTGCATCAGTGCCAAATTCAGAAGTAAAATTATTTCTCTGTTCCTACTTGAGGTGtccttgtttatgcatccaaagattgcattagcccttttggccacatcatcacactgggagcttctgatcagctgattatccaccatgacccacaaatctttttcagagtcactgcttcccaggcttGAGTCCTCTATCATGTAAGTATGGCTTACATTCTTTgctcctagatgtataactttacattccgccatattaaaacacatatttacCGAGAAATCCAaatcgctctgtatcagtgacatgTCCTCTTCATTGCTTACCACTCCcctaatttttgtgtcatttgcaagcTTTATCAATGagaattggatgtttttctctgAGGTCATTAATAAACAGGCCTGccaatgggggggaagggggggcaaagggggcaattgcccaggggcctgggcGATTTAAAAGGTCCTGGTGGCCCcagacccttttaaatcgccTGGGCGGGCCTCAGGGCTCCTAGGCATGCATGACTCCTCCAGGACCCAAGCTTTGGGGCCCTGTGGGCCGGCACAATTGGCCAGCGCAGTCAGTCCTGGAAGTGACAGGTTGGTCCCAGAAGTCACTTTCACCCCAGCCTCTGCACTCATGGGGCCCAAAATTGCTGTCTGAAGGCCTGTTGATACAAATGTTAAACAGTGAAAGGCCAAGAACCAGtttctgtgggaccccactagaaacatatCTGATGAGTCCCTGTTTATAGTTACAAtttgagacctatcaattagccagcttttagtccatttaatgtgtgtcatgttaattttatatcattctggcTTTTTAATCAACAGGTTGCCTGGAACCAAGTCAAATACTTTACataagtctaaatatattatgcCAACacttattacctttatcaaccaaactcgtaatctcataaaaaagatATTAAGTCAGTCTGACGGGTTCTGTTGTCCATAACTcatgttgattgacattaattatattaccctcctttaattcttcattaactgagtcctgtatcagccccTCCATTATCTTACCCAAGATCAATGTCAGACTGGCAGTTCTGTTATTACGCAGATCATCCTGTTCcccctttttaaatactggcacaacattagctttccttcagtcttctggaatgttcCCAATGTTTTTTTTTAGTTGCTTTCACCTCCCCTCTAAGCCAGGGGAATAAAATCAAAGAAGGTGGGTGCAAGCAGGAAACAAAACAATGACAGAGATAAGGTCACTCCAGGGAGAATACCGGGAGTCCTTAAGAGAAACAAGGGTTGAGCTTGTTGTTGGAAAACTCTTGCCTGCCAGATGCCAGAAGGCAGGGATGCCAGAACAGGAGGGGCCAGAGGGCCACGGCCCCTCACTTTTTATCAGCTGTAAGGGTGAgtgatggaggggagggggcagataggagtgagcagggggctagGCTTCAGGGGGAAGGGACAGCACGAGgacagggcctcagggagaaggggtggtgtgaGGGCAGCCCCCCCCCGTGGGAAGGGAGAGTGTGAAGCTGGGGGTTTGGgaggaaggggtggtgtggggaagCAGGGCCACAGTTCGGCCGCCAGTGGCCTCCCCACTTTTAGGGCACTTCCATCACTCCTGCCAGAAGAGTGATGTCCTATTTTTCCCAGGCCAGAGACTAAGATTAAAGGAACATCATCATCAAACACGCATAGTCTACTGAGGACCGTTCTgctagctagggtgaccatagTTGATGGCATTACGCCAGGCATCATATAGTGAAGTCCCCAGATCTGGTTAGGCAGAACGTGCAGCAGACTGGGGACTTCCAGAGGCAGGGGCTCTGCAGGAAGTGCCTGAGATAGCTGAGCTCACCTAAGCATGGAGAGAAGTGATGGGCTGCAGGCAAGCCCCAGGCGTGTGGGCCTTTTGTGGGTTTAAGCTTTACCTCTGCTTGCTGTGTACCTTTGTGTGAATGGGCAATACGTCTGTTTACAAGTAGCTGATTTGAGTTTCTTTAGTCAGGCACCTGAGAAGGAGCGAACCAATTGCACTTGAGCCTGTTGTGTTAACACAGTTGGGGACCAGGGGCACTGCTGCCCTAGGATCCAGTGAAAGTGTGGTAGAACCATGGGGTTTCACCCAGAGAAAGGTGTAGGTAGCATAACCTGTCCCTTGAGGGGTTCATTCAAGAGGGATTGCAAGGAGGTATAAGACACCACTTGTCCTGTAACTGTGGGAGGAAGGTAGGAATAGGGGGTGTAGCCTGCAGATTCAGTCTAAAGTGGGGGTGAACCTCAGAGTTCCACTCTAGAAAGAGTGCAGGGAAGTACAGGTAAAGGCCTGGCACTGGAAAGAGTGCTCACTGGGGAGATGGGGAGAGATCATAGGTGCCAATTGCTCCTGAGCCATCACATATGCATTAAAGTTCTTCATTGTGACCATGGCAGTTTTTCTTACCTAAAGTCTATGGCCCTGATTTaaagcccattgatttcagtgagcaaTACATTGAGCCCAGTCCTCACTAGGAAATTGCTAATGACTTGAAATATAAAGACCTATGTAAGCATCTGAGGATGTTTGCCATTCCCATCAATGGCACTGTTCTCCTTCCTGAGACACTGAAATCCATAATGCTTTTTTTTCCCTGGTAGTTTAAGAGATCTGAATTCTCTTGCTTACAGGAGTGGGCTTAGCCACCAGGAAACTGGGCAAGCTGGCCAAACCCAGCGTGACCATCAGTGCGGACGGTGATGTGGTGACCATCCAAACCAAAAGTgcctttaaaaataatgagatctcTTTTAAGCTTGGTGAGGAGTTTGATGAAACCACACCAGATGACCGGAAAACCAAGGTGAGGATTAAAGCTGTCCTTCATAGTTCTCCCAATCTGCTGCAACAGGCACGGACAGTTCTTTTCCACATGGTAATAACACATCTGCTAATTATCAGAGTGGATAATTAGATAAACACACCTGGAAAGCTCAATGCAACGTAAGTAGAGCTTTTATATCCCAAAAAAGGACAAGAGACAGATTCCATGAAGTACACTAGGAATTTTTTCCTTAGATTTATAgagtttaaggacagaagggatcattagatcatGTAGTCTAACCCAGTTACCTCTGTAACTTTGTACCCAGCTCAATAACTTATAGGTTAAAGCGCATCTAGAAGAAAGAATTAAAtgtcgataaatgcaaagtaatgcacagtggaaaatataatcccaactatacatataaaatgaagaAGTCTATAttacctgttaccactcaagagagagatcttggagtcattgtggatagttttctgaaaacatccactcaatgtgcagcagcagtcaaaaaagggaatcattaagaaagggatagataataagacagaaaatatcatattgctgctatataaatccatggtttgcccacatcttgaatactgcatgcagatgtggtcaccccatgtcaaaaaagatattggaattggaaaaggttcagaaaagggcaacaaaaatgaataggggtgtggaacagcttccgtataaggagagattaataagactgggagttttcagcttggaaaagagactactaagggaggatatgatagaggtatataaaatcatgactggtgtagagaaagtaaataaggaagtgttatttactccttctcataacacaagaactaggagtcaccaaatgaaattaataggcggcaggtttaaaacaaacaaaaggaagtattttttcacacaccacacagtcaacctgaggaactccttgctagaggatgttgtgaaggccaagacaataacagagttcaaaaaagaactagataaattcatggataggtccatcagtggtggggatggtgtccctagcctctgtttgccagaagctgagtatgggcaagaggggatggatcgatcacatgatgattaccttctctgttcattccctctgtggcacctggcatttgccactgtcagaagacaggaaagatggacctttggtttgacccaatgtGGCCAGtcttatgtaaaagcagcaaagagtcctgtggcaccttatagactaacagacatattggagcatgagcgttcgtgggtgaatacccactttgtcggatgcatgcaaagtgggtattcacccacgaaagctcatgttccaatacgtctgttagtctataaggtgccacagtactctttgctgcttttacagatccagactaatacggctacccctctgatattcttACGTAAGGCATCCAATCTGAATTTGAAGACATCAATAGATGGAAAATTCACCATTCCCCTTGATagtctgttccaatggttaatcaccctcattgTTAATATGTTCCtaatttttaatttgaatttgtctggcttcagtttccatgcattggttcttgttatgccttgtTCTGCTAGCTTAAAGAGCCATTTACTATTCGGTGCTTTCTCCGGGTGAATGTGCTTAtacattgtaatcaagtcaccattgatcttttttatttattattttattttattttattttaataaactaaaccgattgagctctttaagtgaCTCACTGAAAGGCATTTTCTCCATCCTTCGAATAATTTCTGTGGCTCATTTCTGCACCCTCTTCAATTTTTCAACACATTTTAAAACGGTGAACTCCAGAATTACACCCAGTATTCCAGTATTGGTCTGACCAATGCTGTATACAGAGGTGAAATCACCTACTGACTCATACTCACTAATTCTCTGTTTATACGCCTAAGGATTGCTGTCACAATCCTAGTTGTTCCCTCTTCTGGACACTCACCAGGCTGCTGCGTTTGGGTCTCAACATGGTGGTGCCATGTGCTTTAAGCTTCCCCTGGCTCTGGATTTTTAGGCACACTCTCAGGATGCAGATCCTCTGTATAATACCTTTCTTGAGATCCCATGATCCAACTGCCTAGGTCCTGAAATTAGTACTGGCTCCCTCCATCTTCCCATTATCTTAAGCACACCCTTTCCAAGGGCTCCTAGCTTGTGTGCACTCTGGTTTACAGTCTCCAAGGACACATGATAGGTGAAGCACACAACACAAAGACTTAGCTAAAGGTTCTTAAACCAATCATTCTTTACTTTAGACAGCACAAAAATTACACAGCTATAGACAATACAATAAAATATGTGTCATTTTTGCCTCAATTTCCTCATTACTCtggaacagtggtccccaacctttttgtctggcggatgccagacgaaggaccgtggtggcggtggagcatccgccaaaatgccgctaaatttctgcggcgtttcagcggcgacgcctctcgatgacatcacttgtcggcggcaagtgacatcatcgagaggcattgccgctgaatttctgcagcgtttcggcagcaatgcctctcgatgacgtcacttgccaCTGACAAGTGATGTCaacgagaggcgtcgctgccgaatttcagcggcgacgcctcttgatgacgtcatTTGCCgccaagtgatgtcatcgagaggcgtcgccgccgaaacgccacagaaatttggcggcatttcggcagatgctccactgccggccaggacgtgggcgcatttagatgcccctgcgggcgccatggcacccatgggcaccgcgttggggacccctgctctggtGTATTCTTCAGGATTTGAGACAGTGTCCTTTCAGCATTACAAGTTCCATCTGTTGGACCTCTCTCCTCCATCCAGCTTCCTTTGACCTTGGCTGGtcctgcagtaaaaaaaaaaatcctctctttccTAAAGCCTGCTCCTttgctttttaaacccctgttcTGATAACTCTGCACATTTGTTCTCCTGTTTGGGGATTTTCCACTCTCCACTTTCCCCTCGCTGCAGATAAACTTGGTTAAACTAGTTTTCTTCCAGCTCAGGCATCCTCCATAGCATACCCATAGCCCTGTCAGAGCACAGGCATCAAGGTTAACAAGTTCAGCCCCGCGTGATGGGGTTCAGGCTTCAgacccgggccccagcaagtctaagccagccctggcgaccccattaaaatggggtt
This genomic interval carries:
- the LOC123362598 gene encoding myelin P2 protein-like; this translates as MVDHLLGTWKSTSCENFDEYMKELGVGLATRKLGKLAKPSVTISADGDVVTIQTKSAFKNNEISFKLGEEFDETTPDDRKTKSIVTLENGSLNQVQNWDGKETTIKRQVVDGKMVVECTMNDITCTRIYEKA